One window of Sphingobacteriales bacterium genomic DNA carries:
- a CDS encoding HAMP domain-containing histidine kinase, whose amino-acid sequence MRTSEIIGQAKQFTTSKLNVYENKSQWKIGLFLAGLLIVTVTLLYNSRLAGKLEEQERRRVETFANAYAELSKLPFSDSSSTLQIDFLTSIITGNLTIPVILTDDKGRIRASKNIDSTKTLKADSAFFYRKLSKMKGQYEPVKVISDMSSIRMPGETEPADIIQYVYYTDSYLLAQLKLYPYVQLLIIGAFLLAAYITFDVARRSEQNKVWLGMAKETAHQLGTPLSSLVAWMEILNETDDPEGTAKMVGREMGKDIARLQLITERFSKIGSEPSLQPHDVVDLVRHTLDYVKRRASSRINFEFIAPESSICDINPTLFDWVIENLLKNALDAMESTGSIKVVIEDDHNNNIIIDISDTGKGIAKSKFQTVFEPGFSTKKRGWGLGLSLSKRITENYHSGKIFVQDSVLGKGTTFRIILPKS is encoded by the coding sequence ATGCGCACTTCAGAAATTATCGGACAGGCAAAGCAATTTACAACTTCCAAACTCAATGTTTACGAAAACAAATCTCAATGGAAAATTGGTTTGTTTCTTGCCGGCCTCCTAATTGTTACGGTAACTTTGTTATATAACAGCCGTTTGGCAGGAAAACTTGAAGAGCAGGAAAGACGAAGGGTAGAGACTTTTGCCAATGCTTATGCCGAACTGAGCAAATTGCCGTTCAGTGACAGCTCAAGTACTTTGCAGATTGACTTTTTAACCAGTATTATTACCGGTAATCTCACCATTCCTGTCATATTAACTGATGATAAAGGAAGAATTCGCGCATCTAAAAACATTGATTCTACCAAAACCTTGAAAGCAGACTCTGCTTTTTTTTACCGGAAATTATCCAAGATGAAAGGACAATATGAACCGGTTAAGGTCATCAGCGATATGTCAAGTATCCGCATGCCGGGAGAAACAGAGCCTGCCGATATTATTCAATATGTATATTATACTGATTCTTATCTGCTTGCCCAGTTAAAATTATACCCTTATGTTCAGTTACTGATAATTGGTGCATTTCTTTTAGCGGCTTATATCACTTTTGACGTTGCCCGCAGATCTGAACAAAATAAAGTATGGTTGGGAATGGCAAAAGAAACTGCTCATCAACTCGGCACCCCTCTCTCTTCGTTAGTAGCATGGATGGAAATACTGAACGAAACTGATGACCCGGAAGGCACCGCAAAAATGGTGGGAAGGGAAATGGGAAAAGATATCGCCAGGCTGCAACTCATTACTGAGCGGTTTTCAAAAATAGGCTCAGAGCCTTCATTACAACCTCATGATGTTGTGGATTTAGTTCGTCATACTTTGGATTATGTTAAGCGCCGAGCATCATCCCGTATCAATTTTGAATTTATTGCCCCTGAAAGCAGTATTTGCGATATCAATCCCACTTTGTTTGATTGGGTCATTGAAAATCTGCTCAAAAATGCTTTAGATGCTATGGAAAGCACCGGCAGTATTAAAGTGGTCATTGAAGACGATCATAACAACAACATCATCATTGACATTTCCGATACCGGAAAAGGAATTGCCAAGTCAAAGTTTCAAACAGTTTTTGAACCCGGATTTAGCACAAAAAAAAGAGGTTGGGGTTTAGGCTTATCTCTATCAAAACGAATTACCGAAAACTATCATTCAGGTAAAATTTTCGTGCAAGATTCCGTATTAGGCAAAGGCACTACTTTCAGAATCATTTTACCAAAATCCTGA
- a CDS encoding ankyrin repeat domain-containing protein has product MNYPQRIITDIEIHSVEGIKECFENGVSPNDIYKGKPLIYELLSGYLRSPNFQACVRTFVEYGLEFSDKMLLAVLLNDAVELDFRIKQNPEAVFNNYTFDAAFTPIYKASLLHICTEFNHLNCAKVLVENGLDVNIKAGIDEYGFGGQAPVFHTVNQHNNECLSTLEFLISQNVDLNYTIKGLIWGKAYPWETFIPAINPISYAMMGLLPQFQRKENDIYQVVQLMMRSAFDIDYKPENIPNKYLYK; this is encoded by the coding sequence ATGAACTACCCTCAAAGGATAATAACCGATATTGAAATTCATTCAGTCGAAGGCATAAAAGAATGTTTTGAAAATGGCGTTAGTCCTAACGATATTTATAAAGGCAAGCCACTCATTTATGAGTTATTGAGCGGGTATCTGCGTTCTCCGAATTTTCAGGCTTGTGTCAGGACTTTTGTGGAATATGGGTTAGAGTTTTCCGATAAAATGCTGCTTGCAGTACTGTTGAATGATGCTGTTGAATTGGATTTCAGGATAAAACAAAACCCCGAAGCAGTTTTTAACAATTATACCTTTGATGCTGCTTTTACTCCGATATATAAAGCCTCATTGTTACATATATGCACAGAATTTAATCACCTTAATTGCGCTAAGGTATTGGTTGAAAATGGCTTAGATGTAAATATAAAAGCTGGAATAGATGAATATGGTTTTGGTGGTCAAGCTCCGGTTTTTCATACCGTTAATCAACATAACAATGAATGTTTAAGTACACTGGAATTTCTTATTTCACAAAATGTTGACCTGAATTATACAATAAAGGGTTTGATTTGGGGCAAAGCCTATCCTTGGGAAACTTTTATACCTGCTATTAACCCTATCAGTTATGCTATGATGGGTTTATTACCGCAATTTCAACGAAAGGAAAATGATATTTACCAAGTAGTGCAGCTAATGATGCGCTCAGCTTTTGATATAGATTACAAACCAGAAAATATTCCCAATAAATATTTATATAAATAA
- a CDS encoding TonB-dependent receptor: MNKLLIIWVLLSLSFVAKTQTVTIRDYLTRDPLESVTLMSENPQAFATTNTKGQTELAAFQDADSIYIRHVRYEEMILSFRQLESMNFLVELKETNIALEEITISSNRWEQVRIKTPNRIEAINMKEAAFQNPQTTADLLGMSGYAFIQKSQLGGGSPMLRGMATNRVLLVIDGVRMNTAIFRAGNLQNVISLDANAIESSEILFGPGSVMYGSDAIGGVMSFNTLEPEFAVADHKSPQVKGNAMTRFSSANKELTAHLDLNIGLKKFAFTTSCTYSDYGDLRSGSKGGVPYFYRPHYVMTIDDKDYMVPNNDSTLQVGSKYNQINLMQKVRYQPNKYLDLEYGFHFSETSSFNRYDRLYVMQTSGPYKNKLRWAEWYYGPQKWQMHRLGFTYSGRNLFFDKFRLVAAYQFFEESRNDREFMFRELMTQKETVDASSVNFDLEKEITASLSISYGLESIYNQVNSEAKLTHVVTNHVDSTVTRYPDGSTWQSYGAYISAKLKPHPKWMFSSGLRYNHFFIDAVFDTTFFPFPFTTAKMKNGSVSGSLGFVYTPVKTWQVYMNGATGFRAPNIDDMGKVFESVPGYLVVPNPNLRPEQVFNAEIGTVKTFGSVLKLDATAYYTWLVDAMVRQNFELNGDTTIRYLGNKSRIQAVQNVTKIQVYGIQAGVDFYFKGFGIRSNISFQSGREQSSDSLIYYPLRHAAPTFGSTHVTYEHRKFKVDFYVIYNAKMDYENLALTERVNASYARDEFGRAYVDKWHTLNFKAAYYPSRFITLSLGLENINDKMYRPYASGINAPGRNLIASLRVKF, encoded by the coding sequence ATGAATAAACTATTGATTATTTGGGTTTTACTTAGTTTGTCTTTTGTTGCAAAAACTCAGACAGTAACCATCAGAGATTACCTTACGAGAGATCCCCTTGAAAGTGTAACCCTGATGAGTGAAAATCCGCAAGCTTTTGCTACCACCAACACAAAAGGTCAAACTGAGTTAGCTGCATTTCAGGATGCAGATAGTATTTACATTCGCCATGTGCGATATGAGGAAATGATATTGAGTTTTCGCCAACTCGAATCCATGAATTTTCTGGTTGAGTTAAAAGAGACCAACATTGCTTTAGAGGAAATAACTATTTCTTCCAATCGTTGGGAACAGGTGAGAATAAAGACTCCAAACAGAATAGAAGCCATTAATATGAAAGAAGCGGCTTTTCAAAATCCGCAAACCACGGCTGATTTACTTGGCATGAGTGGTTATGCTTTCATTCAGAAAAGTCAGTTGGGCGGCGGTTCGCCTATGTTGCGAGGAATGGCAACCAACAGGGTTTTGTTGGTGATTGACGGAGTTCGGATGAATACTGCAATTTTCAGAGCGGGTAACCTGCAAAATGTCATATCGTTAGATGCCAATGCCATTGAAAGTTCAGAAATACTTTTTGGGCCCGGGTCAGTGATGTATGGCAGTGATGCGATTGGCGGGGTGATGAGTTTCAATACGCTTGAACCTGAATTTGCAGTTGCCGATCATAAAAGTCCACAGGTTAAAGGAAATGCCATGACCCGTTTTTCATCGGCCAATAAAGAATTAACCGCTCATTTGGATTTGAATATCGGTCTGAAAAAGTTTGCATTTACAACAAGTTGTACCTATTCCGACTATGGCGATCTTCGCTCCGGCTCAAAAGGTGGAGTGCCTTATTTCTATCGCCCTCATTATGTCATGACCATTGATGATAAGGACTATATGGTACCAAACAACGATTCTACGTTGCAGGTTGGTTCAAAATACAATCAGATTAACCTGATGCAAAAAGTGCGGTATCAGCCCAATAAGTATTTGGATTTAGAGTATGGTTTTCATTTCTCCGAAACTTCCTCATTCAATCGTTACGACAGGCTTTATGTGATGCAAACCTCAGGGCCTTATAAAAACAAATTGAGATGGGCTGAATGGTATTACGGCCCTCAGAAATGGCAAATGCACCGATTAGGTTTTACCTACTCAGGCAGGAATTTGTTTTTTGACAAATTTCGTTTAGTGGCTGCTTATCAGTTTTTTGAAGAAAGTCGCAATGACCGAGAGTTTATGTTCAGAGAATTGATGACTCAAAAAGAAACTGTAGATGCCAGTTCTGTCAATTTTGATTTGGAGAAGGAAATTACAGCCTCCCTATCTATCTCTTATGGGCTTGAGAGTATTTATAATCAAGTAAATTCTGAAGCTAAACTAACCCATGTTGTTACTAATCACGTCGATTCTACAGTTACCCGCTATCCTGATGGTTCGACCTGGCAATCTTATGGTGCTTATATCAGTGCAAAACTCAAACCTCATCCTAAATGGATGTTTAGCTCAGGTTTGCGATATAACCATTTCTTCATTGATGCAGTGTTTGACACCACTTTTTTCCCATTTCCGTTCACGACTGCAAAAATGAAAAATGGTTCAGTTAGTGGAAGTTTGGGTTTTGTATATACTCCTGTCAAAACATGGCAGGTATATATGAATGGAGCAACAGGTTTCAGAGCACCAAACATTGATGATATGGGCAAAGTGTTTGAATCTGTACCCGGATATTTGGTTGTTCCCAACCCAAATTTGCGACCGGAGCAGGTTTTTAATGCTGAGATTGGCACGGTAAAAACATTTGGAAGTGTTCTAAAACTTGACGCTACGGCCTATTATACCTGGTTGGTAGATGCAATGGTCAGACAAAATTTTGAACTAAATGGAGACACTACTATCAGATATTTGGGAAATAAGAGCCGAATTCAGGCAGTTCAAAATGTTACTAAAATACAAGTGTACGGTATTCAGGCAGGCGTAGATTTTTATTTCAAAGGATTTGGAATACGTAGCAATATCTCTTTTCAAAGCGGAAGAGAACAAAGTTCCGATAGTTTGATTTACTATCCTCTTCGCCATGCCGCACCAACCTTTGGCAGTACACATGTTACTTATGAACATAGAAAGTTCAAAGTTGACTTTTATGTGATTTATAACGCCAAAATGGATTATGAAAATCTGGCACTTACTGAGAGAGTCAATGCATCTTATGCCCGTGATGAATTTGGACGCGCTTATGTGGACAAATGGCATACCCTCAATTTTAAAGCAGCTTATTACCCGAGCCGGTTTATTACCCTGAGTTTAGGCCTTGAAAACATCAACGATAAGATGTATCGTCCTTATGCTTCCGGCATCAATGCGCCGGGCAGAAATTTAATTGCTTCATTAAGAGTAAAATTTTAA
- a CDS encoding T9SS type A sorting domain-containing protein, whose product MNKKHLKTIILTLFALTTYIQFSYAQRIAAGGWHSVVVCSDKTVKAFGENATGELGDGTNNDQSEPVTVTGLSDIIAVSAGGDQLEAHSMALKNDGTVWAWGSNLYGGLGNGSTINTNVPVQTLLLNNIIAISAGGWHSVALKDDGTVWTWGWNIDGQLGDGTLNDRILPGMVNGLSDITAISAGTYHVLALKVDGTVWAWGDNISGQIGDGTNIDRTIPVQVVGLTDVVKIAAGRFFSLAVKSDGTVWAWGENLYGQLGDGTTTDKTLPVQVVGLSGVTSAVAATGAFHCMAVKNDNTVWAWGRNTYGNLGDGTLDHQSTPVLMLDISDVEGMAAGTNFSLVYKYDGTFWGCGRNASGQLGDGTFLQRNTLTQSTLVCPITDFTGVEDNLPTSNNDILIYPNPASDFITIEVHEKTTLNLLDLQGRLLKSLHLTNNAKKVDLSNLNQGIYLLELKNEKETVVKKVYKQ is encoded by the coding sequence ATGAATAAAAAACATTTAAAAACAATCATATTGACTTTGTTTGCTTTAACTACATACATCCAATTTTCCTATGCACAACGGATTGCAGCCGGAGGGTGGCATTCTGTTGTGGTTTGTAGTGATAAAACGGTTAAAGCATTTGGCGAGAACGCAACCGGTGAGCTGGGTGATGGTACAAATAACGACCAAAGTGAACCTGTTACTGTAACAGGACTTTCAGATATTATTGCCGTTTCAGCAGGAGGCGATCAACTTGAAGCACATTCAATGGCATTAAAAAATGATGGCACTGTTTGGGCTTGGGGGAGTAATCTCTACGGAGGACTTGGCAATGGTAGTACCATCAACACAAATGTACCTGTGCAAACGCTATTACTTAATAACATAATTGCTATTTCGGCAGGTGGTTGGCATTCGGTTGCTTTGAAAGACGACGGCACTGTCTGGACCTGGGGCTGGAATATTGACGGTCAGTTGGGTGATGGAACATTAAACGATCGGATTCTTCCGGGTATGGTAAATGGACTTTCAGATATAACTGCTATTTCTGCAGGCACTTATCATGTTTTAGCCTTAAAAGTAGATGGAACTGTTTGGGCATGGGGTGACAATATAAGCGGTCAAATTGGTGACGGCACAAATATTGACAGAACCATTCCTGTTCAGGTTGTGGGATTGACCGATGTGGTTAAAATCGCAGCCGGACGATTTTTTTCGCTTGCTGTAAAAAGTGATGGAACTGTTTGGGCCTGGGGTGAAAATCTTTACGGGCAACTTGGGGATGGAACAACCACAGACAAAACCCTGCCTGTTCAGGTAGTTGGGTTAAGTGGAGTTACTTCTGCTGTTGCAGCAACCGGTGCCTTTCACTGCATGGCAGTTAAAAATGATAACACAGTTTGGGCTTGGGGTAGAAACACGTATGGCAATCTCGGAGACGGCACACTTGATCACCAGTCAACTCCTGTACTTATGCTTGACATTTCTGATGTTGAAGGTATGGCAGCGGGAACTAATTTTTCGTTGGTTTACAAATATGACGGCACATTTTGGGGTTGTGGCAGAAATGCAAGCGGCCAATTGGGTGATGGAACATTTTTGCAAAGAAATACCCTCACTCAATCAACGTTAGTATGCCCGATTACAGATTTTACCGGAGTTGAAGACAATTTGCCAACTTCAAATAATGACATCCTGATCTATCCAAATCCTGCATCTGACTTTATCACTATTGAAGTTCACGAAAAAACAACCCTGAATTTATTGGATTTACAAGGCCGGCTTTTGAAATCACTTCATTTAACAAACAATGCCAAAAAAGTTGATTTGAGCAATTTGAACCAAGGTATTTATCTTTTGGAATTGAAGAATGAAAAAGAAACCGTGGTGAAAAAAGTATATAAACAGTAA
- a CDS encoding transposase, translated as MAESTNTKAAEIDQERIDEDAKWDGYYGIQYSKTDMTNEEVLANYHQLWKIEESFRVLKTTLSTRPIFHWTPKRIKGHFMTCFLAFMLERTVELTLKFANINLSPCSIKEELNQMQLSELTIDDKKYLLKGADTALTNKILSAFRIPPFKDLAPAN; from the coding sequence ATGGCGGAGAGTACCAATACAAAAGCTGCTGAAATAGACCAAGAACGAATAGATGAAGATGCAAAATGGGATGGTTACTACGGCATACAGTATAGTAAAACGGATATGACGAACGAAGAAGTCTTGGCAAACTACCATCAATTATGGAAAATAGAAGAAAGTTTCCGGGTATTGAAGACCACCCTATCCACTCGACCAATTTTTCATTGGACACCCAAAAGGATAAAAGGACATTTCATGACCTGTTTTTTAGCATTCATGCTCGAACGGACGGTGGAACTAACCCTAAAGTTTGCAAACATCAACTTAAGTCCATGCAGTATTAAAGAAGAACTCAATCAAATGCAATTGTCTGAACTAACAATTGATGATAAAAAGTACTTGCTGAAAGGTGCTGACACAGCATTAACCAACAAAATCCTTTCGGCATTTCGTATCCCTCCGTTCAAAGACTTAGCTCCAGCGAACTAA
- a CDS encoding tetratricopeptide repeat protein, translating into MGRLILLIFWGLPLALIAQNEADIDSLNRIISGNFHDTIKVDVFLTLAGKYVNHSPVKAIVYCKEAHALSEKINYENGLSNSLGWLAFIHEQQGEIPKALYYNYEALELIKKTGNKIGQAILLNNLAAIYKDQGNLEKSLDLNLQSLKLQKETGNTQGIANSYNNLGLLFQGQGKIEEAFANFSKALTIYETLHDEEGIATAVQNIGALYKEQKEYDAALNYTRKALAISLKNNDKYGAGYMLNSLGGIFEELENSDSALFYYQKALDLRIEIDDKQGQAYSLKNKGNIYEKLNKIEDAKAAYEKSLILFENLGEKWGETKTCYNYGSLLVTENNLPAAETYLTRSLQLARQLGYPADIRNAADGLQKLYRAKKNWKQAVEMYDLFVQMHDSVENDNNRRIAIKTQFRYEYEKKEATLKNEQEKKDALAKAEITRQKFYSYGFAGGFAVVLLFAFVFFTQRNKIKEGKKRSDELLLNILPEEVAEELKMKGSADAKLIEEVTVIFSDFKDFTVLSEKLSPHALVKDLNECFSAFDLMMEKYGLEKIKTTGDSYMAAGGLPTPNSTHATDAIKVALEMRNFIAKGKEKKVAAGLPYFEIRIGVHTGPVVAGIVGVKKFQYDIWGDTVNTAARMEQNSVAGKINISGTTYELVKDKFKCSYRGKIEAKNKGEIDMYFIED; encoded by the coding sequence ATGGGCAGACTTATTTTATTAATATTTTGGGGGTTACCGCTCGCTCTTATTGCACAGAATGAAGCAGATATCGATTCTTTGAATAGAATTATTTCAGGTAATTTTCACGACACAATAAAAGTTGATGTATTCCTGACTTTAGCAGGTAAATATGTCAATCATTCTCCTGTAAAAGCAATAGTTTATTGTAAAGAAGCGCACGCCCTCTCGGAAAAAATAAATTATGAAAATGGACTTTCCAATTCACTTGGATGGTTAGCCTTTATCCACGAACAACAAGGGGAAATTCCAAAAGCCCTTTATTATAACTATGAAGCACTGGAACTGATCAAAAAAACGGGCAATAAAATAGGCCAGGCAATATTGCTCAATAATCTAGCAGCTATTTATAAAGACCAAGGCAACCTTGAAAAATCGCTTGATTTGAACTTGCAGAGTTTGAAGCTTCAAAAAGAAACGGGCAACACTCAGGGCATTGCTAATAGCTATAATAATCTTGGATTGCTTTTTCAAGGGCAAGGAAAAATTGAAGAGGCCTTTGCAAATTTTTCAAAAGCTCTGACCATTTATGAAACACTTCATGATGAGGAAGGAATAGCAACAGCCGTACAGAATATTGGTGCTCTTTACAAAGAGCAAAAAGAATACGATGCAGCCTTGAACTACACTCGAAAGGCGTTGGCTATCTCTTTAAAAAATAACGATAAATATGGAGCAGGGTATATGCTGAATTCTCTAGGGGGTATATTTGAAGAACTGGAAAATTCCGATTCTGCACTGTTTTACTACCAAAAAGCGCTTGATTTGCGAATAGAAATAGATGACAAACAAGGGCAAGCTTATTCCCTGAAAAACAAAGGAAATATTTATGAAAAACTTAATAAGATTGAAGATGCAAAAGCGGCTTATGAAAAAAGTCTGATTTTATTTGAAAATTTGGGGGAGAAGTGGGGTGAAACAAAAACCTGCTATAACTATGGTTCTTTGTTAGTTACAGAAAATAATCTGCCCGCTGCCGAAACATATTTAACCCGTTCACTTCAACTTGCCCGTCAACTCGGCTATCCTGCGGACATACGCAATGCAGCAGACGGCTTGCAAAAACTTTACCGGGCAAAAAAAAATTGGAAACAGGCTGTTGAAATGTATGACCTTTTTGTTCAGATGCATGATAGTGTTGAAAATGACAATAATCGCAGAATTGCTATCAAAACACAGTTTCGCTATGAGTACGAAAAAAAAGAAGCAACCCTGAAAAACGAACAAGAGAAAAAAGATGCCCTTGCCAAGGCAGAGATTACCCGACAAAAATTTTACAGCTATGGTTTTGCAGGAGGCTTTGCCGTGGTATTATTATTTGCTTTCGTATTTTTTACACAACGCAATAAAATTAAAGAAGGTAAAAAAAGAAGCGATGAATTACTCTTGAATATTTTACCTGAAGAAGTAGCCGAAGAATTGAAAATGAAGGGAAGTGCAGATGCAAAACTTATTGAAGAAGTAACCGTAATTTTTTCCGATTTTAAAGACTTTACAGTATTGTCAGAAAAATTGAGTCCACATGCATTGGTAAAAGACCTGAACGAATGTTTCTCTGCATTTGACCTGATGATGGAAAAATACGGGTTGGAAAAAATAAAAACCACTGGGGACAGCTATATGGCAGCAGGCGGATTGCCAACTCCAAACAGTACTCATGCTACTGATGCCATAAAAGTAGCTTTGGAAATGCGCAACTTTATAGCCAAAGGAAAGGAAAAGAAAGTTGCAGCCGGACTTCCATACTTTGAAATAAGAATCGGTGTCCACACAGGTCCCGTAGTTGCAGGTATTGTTGGCGTAAAAAAATTTCAATACGATATTTGGGGCGACACTGTGAACACCGCTGCACGAATGGAACAAAATTCAGTGGCCGGAAAAATCAATATCAGCGGAACAACTTATGAGTTGGTGAAAGATAAATTCAAATGTAGTTACAGAGGAAAGATCGAGGCAAAAAACAAAGGCGAGATTGATATGTATTTTATTGAAGATTGA
- a CDS encoding MFS transporter gives MDSQLDSRKATVSWSLYDWANSAFATTVMAGFFPIFFNDYWSAGSDSVTTTARLGMAHSLAGITVALMAPILGSIADQGSVKKKFLSFFAFMGMVMTGSLYMVQQGNWQVAIFTYVMAAIGFTGGNIFYDSLITAVASPKSMHRISAMGFSLGYLGGGLLFAFNVWTALSPETFGFTSAADAVRFSFLSVALWWAVFSLPILLFVKEPQSEGSIKPGLSFVKSGFKQFLDTFHEIRKLKGIFLFLAAYWLYIDGVDTIVVMAVNYGRSIGFESTDLITALLMVQFIGAPAALGFGYLGDRIGARNAIFIAIGVYLFISVWGAFMKEKHEFYILAGTIGLVQGGIQALSRSFFARIIPVNKSAEFFGFYNMVGKFAAVIGPVLIGMTGVVVKGLGASADTATRIGITSISLLFIAGAILFYFVNEEKARNEAQDRYATKE, from the coding sequence ATGGACTCTCAACTCGATTCCCGCAAAGCAACTGTTTCCTGGAGTTTGTATGATTGGGCAAATTCTGCATTTGCAACAACCGTCATGGCCGGCTTTTTTCCTATTTTTTTCAACGATTACTGGAGCGCCGGCTCTGATTCTGTAACTACTACAGCCCGTTTGGGCATGGCACATTCTTTAGCAGGAATTACAGTAGCGCTCATGGCTCCTATTTTGGGATCAATTGCCGATCAAGGATCGGTTAAAAAGAAATTTCTGAGCTTTTTCGCTTTTATGGGAATGGTGATGACCGGTAGCCTTTATATGGTTCAGCAAGGCAACTGGCAGGTCGCTATTTTTACTTATGTCATGGCAGCTATTGGTTTTACAGGCGGTAACATTTTTTATGACTCCCTGATTACAGCCGTAGCTTCGCCAAAAAGTATGCACCGCATCTCTGCTATGGGTTTTTCTTTGGGTTATCTGGGAGGTGGTTTATTGTTTGCCTTTAACGTATGGACTGCTTTAAGTCCCGAAACTTTTGGCTTTACTTCTGCAGCCGATGCAGTTCGGTTTTCTTTTTTAAGTGTTGCGCTTTGGTGGGCTGTTTTTTCACTCCCAATTCTGTTGTTTGTCAAAGAGCCACAAAGCGAGGGCAGTATTAAACCAGGCCTATCTTTTGTTAAATCAGGTTTTAAACAGTTTTTAGACACATTTCATGAAATCCGCAAGTTAAAAGGCATCTTTTTGTTTTTAGCTGCCTATTGGCTTTATATTGACGGAGTTGATACGATCGTCGTTATGGCGGTAAATTATGGACGATCTATCGGGTTTGAATCTACTGATTTGATTACGGCATTGTTAATGGTTCAGTTTATCGGCGCACCTGCTGCCCTTGGTTTTGGTTATCTGGGCGACCGGATTGGTGCCAGAAATGCTATTTTTATAGCTATTGGGGTTTATCTTTTCATCTCCGTTTGGGGTGCATTTATGAAAGAAAAGCACGAATTTTACATACTTGCCGGAACAATAGGCTTGGTTCAGGGAGGTATTCAGGCATTAAGTCGTTCGTTTTTTGCCCGTATCATTCCGGTTAATAAATCAGCCGAGTTTTTTGGGTTTTACAATATGGTGGGCAAGTTTGCAGCCGTAATTGGTCCTGTTTTGATTGGGATGACCGGGGTCGTAGTCAAAGGTTTAGGTGCATCGGCAGATACAGCAACCCGGATAGGTATAACTTCGATTTCCCTGTTGTTTATTGCAGGTGCTATTTTGTTTTACTTTGTCAACGAGGAAAAAGCCCGGAACGAAGCACAAGACAGATATGCTACAAAAGAGTAA
- a CDS encoding MCP four helix bundle domain-containing protein, giving the protein MKWAYNISQQTKFALFLALVFVVIFVINRMDNSNVEELGTSFSEVYEDRLLVESYIYHISDNLYRKKMAIDNCYNSNNFGRLDTLTVQYNTIIGGYIAAYDKTKLTVLENEIFNQFKAQIIDLNELERQYIHSAATTFSEESSQIKSRLDESFNKILEQLQKLSGIQIAIGKDLNDNSQKIIAGNNILTRFELAILMIIAIVMQIFIFASKTLRSASNQNSQWN; this is encoded by the coding sequence ATGAAATGGGCTTACAACATATCGCAACAAACAAAATTTGCATTGTTTCTTGCTTTGGTTTTTGTAGTTATTTTTGTCATTAACCGGATGGACAACAGCAATGTTGAAGAGTTAGGAACTTCATTTTCTGAAGTGTATGAAGACCGGTTGTTGGTCGAAAGTTATATTTATCACATATCGGACAACCTGTACCGAAAGAAAATGGCGATAGATAATTGTTACAATTCAAACAATTTTGGCCGTTTAGACACCCTGACCGTTCAATATAATACCATCATTGGTGGTTATATTGCGGCTTATGATAAAACCAAACTAACCGTTTTGGAAAATGAAATATTTAACCAGTTCAAAGCCCAGATAATTGACCTGAATGAGTTAGAAAGGCAGTATATACATTCGGCAGCGACGACTTTTTCCGAAGAATCATCGCAGATTAAATCCCGATTGGATGAATCGTTTAATAAAATTTTAGAGCAATTGCAAAAACTATCCGGAATTCAAATTGCTATCGGAAAAGACCTGAACGACAATTCACAAAAAATCATAGCCGGCAACAACATTCTCACCCGTTTTGAATTAGCAATACTAATGATTATAGCCATAGTGATGCAGATATTTATATTTGCTTCTAAAACGCTCAGATCTGCATCGAACCAAAATTCCCAATGGAATTAA